Genomic DNA from Amycolatopsis alba DSM 44262:
TAGGCGGAAAAACCGGGCAGCACCGCCAAGCCGACCCCGGTCCCGGCGACCACCGCCCCCGAGACGAGCAGGTCTCCGACAGACCGCCTGTCGAGCAGGCCGTCCACCAGGAACTTGGTGGCCCAAGCGCTCGCCACCGGAACGGCCGCGAGCAGCAGCCCCGTCGCGATGTAGGCGGCGAACGAACCGGGCGCCGCCGTGGTGACGAGCGCGAACGCGCTCCGCACTCCGCGCCAGACGGCAGGCCGCTTGCCGCGTGCCAGGGCGGTCACGCCGGCGCCAGCCGGTGAAGATGACGTGGGCTGGGCACCTCGCCGACGACCGTATGCCTTCCGCCATCACGGCGGACCCGGAAAAACGCCGGGTAGGCGGTGACGCCGAACGTCGTGATGACGACGCCGTCACCTTCCTCGTGCACGACGACGGCGGACCGGTTCAGTTGTTCCGTCTCCGTGGCGAGCTCGTCGCGGTCGAGCGGGTTGTCCAGGTCGGGTGCTTCGTAGCGGATGACGGCGATCGCCGGGAGGCCGGTGCCCGCCAGATGATCGGCCACGGCCGCGTACTCCGCCACCGCGGCCTGGCATGGCGGGCATCCGATCATGAAGAACCCGACGACGAACTCGTCCATCCCCGTCGTGGTGAGCGGTTTTCCCTCGACCGACATGGTTTCGAAGGGAGGTATTTCACGGCCGACCGCGAACGTGGTCTCGTCGGCAGGCGGCCATTCGGGGCGTTTCCCGACGGCGCGGACGAGCCGGGCGGTGAACACGAAGTTGGCGCACACCGCGACGGCCAAGGCACTGAAGGCAACGTAGAAGATCGTCATCGTTTCCTCGGGATCAGGGCCGCGGACACGGCCTCGTGCAGGACGACCGCGACACCGAGACCGACGCCGATCGCCGTGAGCAGGACATGTCCGGCGAGGTCGAGCGGCGTCGGACCGGCCGGGGTCAGAGCGAGAACCAACGCGATCGACGCCAGGCTCGCGTTGCGCCACAGGTGACGTTCGCTCAGCGTCTCGCGTGCGGTGCCGAAGCAGGCACAGCGCACGTCGCGCCCGCGGCGGGTACTCACCAGGACACCTCCGGCGAGCACCG
This window encodes:
- a CDS encoding MauE/DoxX family redox-associated membrane protein, which encodes MLEAFVELGRGFFAALFAVAAGGKLRARGFADLSAAFAAFGLPGARLRRFSARILIAAEATVPAVLLFGPVSIGLSLAALLLTVLAGGVLVSTRRGRDVRCACFGTARETLSERHLWRNASLASIALVLALTPAGPTPLDLAGHVLLTAIGVGLGVAVVLHEAVSAALIPRKR